The genomic window CATGTCTGACATCGAGAAAAACATATTAAATAACTGTTTTATTGGTCATTTTATGAGAATTGCTCTGGCGAGGCGAGCCGCTTTGCCCAATGAAAAACCACGGAGATCGTCTTTCTGGATTGAGCCTTTACGATCATTGAGTATACTAAAATGGCGCAACAACGGTTGTTCAGAACGATATGTTCCGCGACGCCAGCGAAAGACGACGATGCACGATGTGAATGGGAACGATGCAGGTAGCTCCTCCCGTGGCGACCAGGCCTATGAGGGTTTGAAGACCAGGATCCTGCGGCACGAGTTCCTGATGGGGGCGGTGCTTAAGGAGGACGAGGTCGCGTCCTGGTTCGGCGGCAGCCGCATTCCGGCGCGCGATGCCCTGCGGCGGCTGGAGCAGGAGGGCTTGGTCGAGCGGGTGGGGCGTCGCTATGCCGTGCGGACCTATACCTACCCGGAGATCCTGGTGACATACCGCCTGCGGGCAGCGCTCGAACATCTCTCGGTGGAACTCGCGGTTGCCAATCGAAAAGCCGGGGGGCTCGACCGTGTCGCCCATATTCTCGAGCTGCAACGTGCGTCGCTGCAGACCATCAGCCGCGGTGAATTCAGCGATCTGGATACGGCCTTTCACCTGTCGATCGCTGCGATGAGTGAGCTGGATATGCTGCAGCACGAATTGTCGCTCATTCTCAATCGCGCCCGTCTGATCCGCACCAACGAACTGGCCATCGATGCCGGGCCCGAAGGGGCGTATCGCGATCACTGCAGGATTTTTGCCGCCGTCCAGCGCGGAGATGCCGACACTGCAAAGGCCGAGCTCGACTATCACTTCTCCACAACGGTTCGTCTGCACGCGATTTCTGCCGCGCCGGGCGCTACCCAGGGTTCAGCCAAATGAATTATGCGGATGATTGCATCAATAC from Hyphomicrobiales bacterium includes these protein-coding regions:
- a CDS encoding HTH gntR-type domain-containing protein, which produces MHDVNGNDAGSSSRGDQAYEGLKTRILRHEFLMGAVLKEDEVASWFGGSRIPARDALRRLEQEGLVERVGRRYAVRTYTYPEILVTYRLRAALEHLSVELAVANRKAGGLDRVAHILELQRASLQTISRGEFSDLDTAFHLSIAAMSELDMLQHELSLILNRARLIRTNELAIDAGPEGAYRDHCRIFAAVQRGDADTAKAELDYHFSTTVRLHAISAAPGATQGSAK